The Brassica napus cultivar Da-Ae chromosome C1, Da-Ae, whole genome shotgun sequence DNA segment CCTTCATAGACTAGAAATCTAAATATACATGGCTGACTATGATACCATCTAAAGATAAAGTCCtagatgcatttataaacttcCAGAGCTACATAACTAATCAGttcaatgttaagatcaaagtattcaggtcagataatggaggaaaaTATACAAGCACAGCTTTCAAATCCCACTTGACCAAGCATGGAATAAACCATCAAACCAGCTGcccttacactccacaacaaaatggtgtagctgagaggaaaaaCCGACATCTGATGGACgtggccaggtccatgatgttctaCACCAACATGCCTAAgaggttctggagtgatgcagtcatgaCAGCATGCTACCTCATCAACCGAACTCCAACAAGAGTCCTTGATGATGCCACACCTtatgaggtattgaacaaaataaaacCATCTATTGACCATTTACGGGTATTTGGGTGCTTGTGCTATGTATTGCAAACAGGTGATCATAGGAACAAACTTGAGGCCAGAAGCACAAAGGCAGTGTTCATTGGGTATTCTACCACTCAAAAAGGTTACAAATGCTACTCTCCAGAGACAAAAAGAGTCTTAATATCCAGAGATGTCAAGTTTGTGGAATCTAGAGgctattatgaggagaagagttGGGACAATCTCAAGGATCTATCTCAAGGGGCCTCGGATAGGGCAAACAACCTACGGATTATCATGGAGAGCCTAGGTATCATCATGACACCAAATGAAAGAACTAATGGTATGGATGCGGCTGAAGAGGCTTCTCATCCTAATCCTGAAAGGGGGAATCAAGAGGATTCGTCTACTGGTCAAGAGGAACCACACATGGGTCAAGAGGATCCACAGACTACTGATCAAGAGCAAGAGGTTCATGATCAGGATGAAAGCCAACAACAAGAGGAATCAGATCAACAAAATGAAGTTGAAGCTGAGATTGTTGGAGAGGTCTAGCCGCTTGTTGGAGAAGTCCAGACGcttaggagaagcacaagggtGAGAAAGCGTCCATCAAATTGGAAGTATTTCAACAGTCAAGCAGTAGTCCATCCCACTCAAGCAACTTGCTCTCTTGCTTACTATCCAAGAGATCATCAAGCCTTCATCACCAACATAAATCAAGAGTACATTCCGACGACCTATGAGGAGGCAATGGAGATAAAGGAATGGAGAGACTAAGTAGATGATGAGGTCAGTGCCATGATCCGAAATGGAACTTGGTTTGAGAGTGAGCTTCCCAAAGGCAAGAAGGCTGTCACAAGCATGTTACtattcactatcaagtactTGGCTAATGGGTaaccagaaagaaaaaagaccAGACTTGTTGCAAGAGGCTACACTCAAGTCTATGGTGAAGATTACCttgacacctttgcaccagtagctaagcttcaCACGATACGGATTGTACTCTCATTGGTTGTGAACTTAGAATGGGAtatgtggcaaatggatgtcaagaatgcttttctacaaggagagttagaagatgaggTCTACATGAGACCACCACCTGGTATGGAACACCTTACCAAACCaggaaatgtattgagactgaagaaagccatctatggcttgaaacaatcaccaagagcgtggtaccACAAACTAAGCACCACACTCAATGGAAGAGGTTTTGTCAAGTCTGAAGCTGATCATACCCTACTCAGTCTCACTAGCCAGCAAGGAATCATTGTCattctcatctatgttgatgacattatcatcacGAGCAGTGACAACGAAGGGATCATCTCGACCAAAGCGTTCCTTAAGGCTTCATTTGATATCAAGGACTTGGGAGAGCTCAAATACTTCCTAGGGATCGAGATGTGTAGGTCTAAGGAAAGGTTGCTTCTATCTCCAAGGAAATACACCCTTGACTTACTAAAGGAGGCTGGAGATCTTGGTGGAAGAGCTGCCAAAACACCTCTAGAGGAAGGATACAAAGTgatgcgtgagggggagattgaagacaagtcATATGAAGATGTAAAGCACTATAGGAGAATGGTGGGAAAActcatttatcttaccattacccgaccagatgtatgctttgcagtaaaccaagtaagccaacacatgcaagctcccaAGGTACACCACTGGAACATGGTTGAGAGGATTCTCAGGTACATAAGAGAGGCACCAGGCCAatgagtatggatgggatgcaatagaAGCACTGAGATTGTTgggtactgtgatgcggattgggcaggagatcgagttgataggagatcaactactggatattgtaccttcattggaggcaatttggtaacatggaagagcaagaagtagaaggtggtgtcttgttcaagtgctgaggcagaaTATAGAGCTATGAGGAAGCTCACAAGCGAGTTGATTTGGATCAAGGGACTGCTTAAGGACTTGGGAATTGAAGTTACAACGCCAATCacgatgcattgtgataaccaggctgctatacacattgctagcaactcagtcttccatgaaaggaccaaacatatagaggtagattgccacaaagtgagaCAATCCTTGGAGCAGAAGATCATATTTTCGTGCTACaaaaggagtgaagatcagctagctgatatcttcaccaaggcagcaagcacTAAGGTATGTGAGTTCATTCATCCAAAATTGAGACTCATAGACCTCTCATGTCACTGATATCTCcttcatgaagtgttctactctttttccttgactTGGATTTTCTCCCAAAGAGTTTTACCTagttgaggttttaatgagggaatacttcatggcttccaagcttgacttgttccatatggtcaagcttgagggggagtgttgacataaAGTAGAAGTAAGCTGCCAAACTTGAGaagtaagctgccagacttgagaagtaaGTTgtcagacttgagaattaagctagagacttataaggttttataaggctttataaggttttataaccTCGAGTAttttattgaagagaagaagaagagagaagaagaccgttaaagatattttaaaacaatgaatattttattatattgtgtactgAGGCAACTTGTCTTTTAAATACTTGTATTCAGATCCACAATTAAAATCAAGGGAATAGAGTTTCTCCCaaatctactttctctctctctttgttcttcaaTGTTCTTCATCTAAGTCTCTTTATCCCCACATTCTTTCATTGGTTTAACGAACTGAACGGTTAAACAATTTTTCTATATTCCAAAACTGAACCAGTTTATACCGGAACTGGACCGATGTTAGCCATCTTAATAAATGTAACCGATTTTAAccgaattttcattttttctacaaaaatatttttggtttatttcggTCTTGAAATAGAAACCGAAATGAACCGATAACCGACAACCAAACCAAAATGTTATTCAGTTAATTTTggaattatttttgaaaaaaaatctgttaACCGAAAATCCCAGGCCTAGTTCACGTTATCATCTTGTGTTTGATAAGTTTTCTTATTGCCGTCAATGgcaatatatatgtgtgtatgaaTGCGTGTACAAATCTCAATGGACGTATAATAAGTGATCATAGTATAtgtgtatacaaaattataagtAATTGTTAAGCCTAATATGGATGTTATTTCCAAGTGTCATTGAACACCTCCAAGTAGCTTTCCAAGACCAGACTCTTGCCCTTTACCAATTCACTTCCACTTCGTATTGACTGAAAAAAACCAATGGTTTTGTTGATATAATCTTGGGAAATGTTGATTTTGACTAACTTGATCAAATCCCATCTATAAATTCACCCACCTCTTCATCAGTTTCATTCACATTCCGAATCAAAACCTCATTTCACTCTCCACATATTAAGGCTTAACTCATATTTTTAAGAGATCAAGAAAATGGACAAGAAAGACGATGGTGCTAAATCTTGTAACGTAGCACAAACCAGTGTGGCTGGATCTGGTTCGGGTCATATGGTGGCGCCAGGGACTGGAGGTGCAGTTCAGATACCTCGGGATGCTTTCGAAGCTAACACTAAGGCCTATTTTGACGACCTTCATGCCAAGGACAAGGCAACCAAGTGAGAAGTGTTTAGtggtttaaaataataatcagcACCTTCTTTCTTTATGCTCCTATGACGTGACTCTCCTATTATGATcacaattttaaataaaatgagttattatatttctctttcttctctgtTCTATAATTTATTACGCTACCATTAATCCTTCTTGGTCGGTTAGCACTAAAAATTCTTAACAAGCATTTTATTAGTCTTCCAACAAATTTTAGATTAGTTTTACAATAGCTTTGAGATGGCTTTATATATCAGTCTTCAACATAATTTAGATTAGTTTTACATATTGGCTGAAAGTTAAACGTTATCATCTTATGTTTGATAAGTAGTCTTCGAAAAAGTTTATAGATTGACATTAGTTCATGTTGTTATCCTTGGATTTATAAAGTAACTTCATATGATATACTAAACACTTAAATTATACATTATCTTACATATGTGCAGTACAGATAGCGAAAAAATTTAGTGATACCAAACTAATTTTAGCAACAAAAAAGAAGTAATTTAATGCTAAAAGGTGACAGTTTTTTAGCTAATTTCATCTCTGGTTGCTAACTTATTCATCCCATCAAGATTTCTTGGTTTGTTCTGTCTTCTTTCATGTTTATACAATACAATGTAACATTGAAACAGCAATATGTTTTTAACACTTTGTTACTACCCATGAGAGAATCTGCTGCTCCACTTCTTCCCAATTATGAACTCTAGTCACCAGAGGATGTCTGTCCACAGACTCAGTTTTAGACCAAGGGTATGAGTTATCATAGTCAAAGAggagaaccttcattccaatgTTAGCGCATTCCTCTGCATATCTCGGGTTATCGTCAATCAATATCTCTGCTCCGAATGATCTGCAGTTCCAATTCTTGGATTATTATTAGCACATGCAAGATAGTATCTAAGTTTTAGAGTAGAATAGAGTCTCAATCACAGTCTCAGTGTCTTTAATGAGATGATTATGTATGCACCTGCAGATTTCAGACTTGGGTTTAGACTCTCCATGAAGAGCAAAATGGTTCCCAAAATGAATATGTTTAAACAGTCCCGGGAAATGCATGTCGAGCCACTCAAGTGTGTGATCCTTTATCGCATTCTGCCGGGACCTATCCAatgatattaaaagaaaaaaaaatagaatacggGTTATTAGAATTAACTTGTCAAGCGTTCAACAGAGAGAAAATCACAGAGCATCATGGCACTTACGTCACAACTGAGAGCTCGCAGTATCTTGATAGCTTGTGAAGAGTCGTATGTGCACCTGGAAGAGGATGGATCCCTTTCTTGAAGTATGGTGTCTTAAAGAATTCATGAACACGTATGTCAGCTGCAGGACAATAATTACATGATTAGGTGTCGCACCAAAAATttgctgaaacacaaaaaaGTATTGAGAGCAACTAATCAGCTAGCCCCTTGATTAATGCTTATAGCTGCAAGTAGGCCAAGGATAATACCTTCATTACGAGAGCAGTTCCATATCTgcgacaaaagaaaaagaaagagacgaGTATAAGGGCGTATCATAGACAAGCAATCTGTAACCGGAAGACAGTAACGTTTTATATGCAAGGTAAAAGGCAACGCAAGGTGGGTTCCTAAGTTATGCGTTAGCGATAACTTGacaatagaaaaaaaatggagGAGAGTTCCCCTTGACCCATTCAAAATTTTCACAACCAAGGTGAGGTTATATAAACAGTAATCAAAGTACATGCAAGGCACGGTGCTTTAAAAGGTGAAACAGAGAACTCCTATCCTTATAATACGCCAAAGATAGCAATTATAAGCAGTCCCCTTCATATATGAACTTCTCCTAATAGTGTTTACTCCAAGCTAACTCAATAAATCACCCATTCATCCCAGTCCCAGCATAGGAGGTCATATAAACTAAGAAACAATAACAACAATGCAAAAGTAAGAGAAGCTCCAGTTTCGTACCCTGAAGAACTCGTAGACATGGTATTCTGAGACTGAATGGTTTGACAAATAGCGGTCCGCAATGAACTTGTTAAGTGCCGAGACAAAGTTTCCAAGAACTgcttacataaaaaaaaacccaGAAAAATTATGATGTGAAAGCAAAGGGATTAGAGAAATCAACAAACAAATCACATTACAGAATCCCACCAAACCAAGGCAACACTTAATCTCGACTAGTTGAAAACAGAGTCGCCAAACACACATGACAATGAAAAGATTcaaagaaaaatcaatttttaaaacatattttcagaTAAATCCAGAATATCAATCATTGACTGTAAAAGTCCAAAACTTCTTCTAGAACCCATTTAACAACTCAATTAACTCCTCAcaatgaagaagaaggaagGGGGCATTAGATACCCTCATCAATGTCAACAGCCACAACAATCTTATCACTCCCTTGTAACCTCGTCTTGTTACCAGGCAGGTACGCACCACGTCCATCCGCTAAGTCAGTGGTTCCGCCCCCGCCGCGTTGTTCTTCCCTCGGGCCATGGAGAAGCCGACGACGATGCAGAGATAAAGCTCGAGCCTTTCGATCAGGAGAAGCATCAAAACAGCTTCTCAAGGTTAACCCATTAGCCTTCCCGCCGCATTTATAAATGGGATTGGGTCTGTGAACGAAGCCTCCATCGAATCTGTTACCGTTACCGATGGATCGAGTGTGGAGCGATCGCAAGGGATCGGCGCAAGAAGCAGCGGAAGACATTAGGGATTGTGAATCGAATCGTGAGATTCTTCTGTAGAGAATGGCGATGGAGTGTTGTCTCTTTAACATAacgagatctctctctctctctctctctctctctctctctctcacattaCCACACCATCCACTATCCAAATTTCAAATCGAATAAGAAACCCTAATCTCCCCCCCAATCGAATTCGAGGAACACAATGATAAAAAGctttttaaagaaaagaaaagaaaaaaaaagcaaatctaTAAGAGGCTCCAACGTAATAATCATGCATTGAAAGCACTTTGCTATGAGGTGCTTAATTAGCCattctaattaaaaattaaagtaaagaTATAACACAATAAAACATACACACTACTCCTCTACCAATTGAACGGCGAAATAAAAGACACACACATCTTAATAGGTCGATCTGAATCctatgaattatgtttttttgttttggattaatatttttttttattattattatttgacatcttttaattaacaataatatataagcAAATGATTTTAGTCCGGTTCAATTGGTTGAGCCGGTTTAGTCAAATAGATTTATTTTAGATGGTCCCACTCATTTGATAGGTACGATTGGAATCTTATTACATTACATCATCATCTCATACATGTTTGcagtcagttttttttttgaatccgATACCGATTCAAAAAGTGAAAGATATTTTGCACTTTCATGTCAATGTACGTTTattcgtcatcatcatcataaaaACCGAAAGTGATTttaatgagagagagagacacaagTGTGAAATGAAAAAATGAGCACCGAGTCAAAGTGTTGTCTCAGACACGAATaaattctcttctttttcctttttcagctttttttctctatttattcattttttttttgtttttgtcgcAAAATCATTTAAAGCGACAGGTAGGCCAAAAACAAGGAGAGTGTGTGAAGTGAAGTGAAGTGTGAGCCCCAACCACCACACTCAAAGCTGGAAActttgttctttcttcttcttctccgctCCGACCAAAGATGCTTTGTCTCAAATCCGAAGCCCTCCGTGAAGATCAGACGTTagcctcatcttcttcctcttctcccaGCATCGATCGTACCGCCGCAAATGCCACTTTTCGTATCCCCATCAACTGGTACTAGTCTCTCTAaatctacttcttcttcttctttcactaTGCTTAGTTTTGACTCTCTTCTCGATTTTTTTGCTGACGTGGCAGGGGAAGCTCGATCCGGAGGTATTTGAAAAAGACTGGTACTTTCTCAAGGAGATCTTACTCCTCTGGAGATGGCTCTTTGTATTTTCCTGATCTAGATGTAAATGTACCTCTCTTACTCTCCATTTTTGATTTCTTTGTTTGTGTGTGGTTACACAGTAAATCTAGGGCTTTTtgagggtttagtatttaatttgtttttttttttttgggtatgtttttttttttgttgcagaaTGAAAGCAAGATTCTTGATCAAACTAGTAGTAGATTTGAAGGTAAAAGCAGAGTCTGGTACAAATGTGAGCTTGAACAAGATGTAAGTCTCTCAGATCCCATCACTCATCATGTTCAGTTGCTTGTCCTTGTCCTAGTGCTTGTGTTCTTAATTAACCATCTTGATATCAACTAATCTTCTggtttttttgttaatcacaTTTTTACAACTCTTCTCATTTACATAGCTACATGAACtttaaaaaacatcaaaaaataaGTTTGATATTTTTTGTCTTCATCCTTAATTGTGTGTTTGGGATGATACAGATTAAGAAGCTGCAGCAGCAGTTACAAGAAGAGATCAATTTACGCTTCGCTCTTACAAGCGCTGTTGAGCACTCTAGTTCCCCCTTTATGGAATCACCTTGTCAACTTCCTGATAAGGTCTCAATATAacgtttataaatttttttttgtagctatttagCTATTAACTATCTACTTATAGAAATAAAACTTGTAAAATTTGCAGGCACAAGAGCTTTTAGACAGTTTAGCAGTACTGGAGATCACGGTGTCAAAGCTAGAACAAGAATCAGTTTCCTTGAGATATTTACTAAGGCAAGAGAAGAACGAGCGGCGTCTCACTGAGATCCTACAAAAGAAGAAGTCTCATTATTCTGCACCTTCAAAGTTCACTAATGCACAAAGTTTCCCTAACAAGTTGGTATGACTCTCTCTCTATTCAAAAGGTTTTTTTTACTGTTGTGCATTCTTCTTTGGTCCTAGGTGTCTTTAAGTCTTAACAGGTTCTTCCTTCTGATTCCACAGGTGACAAGGAAAAGAGAGAGTAAACAAGTGGTTTCTGTGGATGATGAAGCTTTACAAATAGACTGAAGAAGAATATAAAGATTGATGTGATCGTAGCCTTAGTCAGATTGTCAAAGAGTCTTGTAGAGTTTATTCATCACCCTGGTCCTAGCATTGCCTTTCAGACTCAACAAGCTGGTCCTGAGCATCGCTACATCGAAATCTTTGAAAGAATACACAGCTATTCTACGGCAGCTCTGTTCTATATTTGCTTAGAATCTGGCGATGTCCGAGAAGTTAAACGTCGAGTAAGGTTATGCCCGGTAGGAGCAGCAATGAGAAGCTTATATCTACTCTATCAAAACATAGAATGCATTGTTGTTATCACTTGGCAAATCAATTGAtcatttattatgtttttggcttTCTACTTCTCTAGTCTTCTTGCTGTTATTTTGACTTGGACTACGAGTGATGAGAATCTTCATCAGATCACAAGTAAAGCTGCCTTAAAGTTAAACAAACTGGAAAGCTTGAGTCCTGAGTTAGGTTCGTTTTTGTTTGTACGTGGACTTAACAACTAGGACTTAAAAACATTG contains these protein-coding regions:
- the LOC106365209 gene encoding rho GTPase-activating protein 7 isoform X1, whose amino-acid sequence is MLCLKSEALREDQTLASSSSSSPSIDRTAANATFRIPINWGSSIRRYLKKTGTFSRRSYSSGDGSLYFPDLDVNNESKILDQTSSRFEGKSRVWYKCELEQDIKKLQQQLQEEINLRFALTSAVEHSSSPFMESPCQLPDKAQELLDSLAVLEITVSKLEQESVSLRYLLRQEKNERRLTEILQKKKSHYSAPSKFTNAQSFPNKLVTRKRESKQVVSVDDEALQID
- the LOC106365207 gene encoding uncharacterized protein LOC106365207 — translated: MDKKDDGAKSCNVAQTSVAGSGSGHMVAPGTGGAVQIPRDAFEANTKAYFDDLHAKDKATK
- the LOC106365209 gene encoding rho GTPase-activating protein 7 isoform X2 is translated as MLCLKSEALREDQTLASSSSSSPSIDRTAANATFRIPINWGSSIRRYLKKTGTFSRRSYSSGDGSLYFPDLDNESKILDQTSSRFEGKSRVWYKCELEQDIKKLQQQLQEEINLRFALTSAVEHSSSPFMESPCQLPDKAQELLDSLAVLEITVSKLEQESVSLRYLLRQEKNERRLTEILQKKKSHYSAPSKFTNAQSFPNKLVTRKRESKQVVSVDDEALQID
- the BNAC01G05100D gene encoding uncharacterized protein BNAC01G05100D is translated as MLKRQHSIAILYRRISRFDSQSLMSSAASCADPLRSLHTRSIGNGNRFDGGFVHRPNPIYKCGGKANGLTLRSCFDASPDRKARALSLHRRRLLHGPREEQRGGGGTTDLADGRGAYLPGNKTRLQGSDKIVVAVDIDEVLGNFVSALNKFIADRYLSNHSVSEYHVYEFFRIWNCSRNEADIRVHEFFKTPYFKKGIHPLPGAHTTLHKLSRYCELSVVTSRQNAIKDHTLEWLDMHFPGLFKHIHFGNHFALHGESKPKSEICRSFGAEILIDDNPRYAEECANIGMKVLLFDYDNSYPWSKTESVDRHPLVTRVHNWEEVEQQILSWVVTKC